One Bacteroidales bacterium DNA window includes the following coding sequences:
- a CDS encoding acyloxyacyl hydrolase: MKAIVKIFVLITFVCVLSKLNSQEKQIFSNFGYGFTSPHHQEMWNYITGHTKQINLAYLEKRSDLNSHGKNILKGINICFINTGNPETMGYSFGACPEFHIPIIPNKSLYFLLGCGIEYNTKTYDKDDNYSFSAIGSHFNALIRLGFYNDFKISNRFKLNTGFFINHFSNGIIKSPNLGLNVLTLNAGLKYQLSEKKHSQKKIIENIKSGSWQFVGTGSVKQVKHDQQRSAAFLLSAEKFIKTKHISSFGFGTDFILDYSMQNRLYEMDKHNYSFSDNIKIALKSSWTIPIGELQIHLQAGSYLKNSNFKTEFVFERLGLRYFVNKNIGLNIALRAHFAKADAIEFGVAYRIE, from the coding sequence ATGAAAGCCATAGTTAAAATCTTTGTTTTAATCACATTTGTTTGCGTTTTATCCAAGCTAAATTCGCAAGAAAAGCAAATTTTCTCAAATTTTGGCTATGGATTTACCTCTCCGCATCATCAAGAAATGTGGAATTACATTACAGGACACACAAAGCAAATAAATCTTGCATATTTAGAAAAAAGAAGCGACTTAAATAGTCATGGCAAAAATATTTTAAAAGGTATAAATATTTGCTTTATAAACACAGGAAATCCTGAAACAATGGGATATTCATTTGGAGCTTGTCCTGAATTTCATATTCCTATAATTCCAAACAAATCTTTATATTTCTTGCTGGGATGCGGGATAGAATACAACACAAAAACATACGACAAAGACGATAATTACTCTTTTTCAGCTATTGGCTCGCATTTCAACGCCTTAATTAGATTAGGTTTTTATAACGATTTCAAAATTTCAAACCGATTTAAGCTAAATACTGGATTTTTTATAAATCATTTTTCAAATGGAATCATAAAATCGCCGAATTTGGGACTAAATGTCTTAACTCTTAATGCTGGGCTGAAATATCAACTTTCTGAAAAAAAACATTCTCAGAAAAAAATTATAGAAAACATAAAATCAGGCTCATGGCAATTTGTTGGCACTGGCTCAGTGAAACAAGTAAAACACGACCAACAAAGAAGTGCTGCTTTTTTATTGTCTGCTGAAAAATTTATAAAAACAAAACATATTTCTAGCTTTGGCTTTGGAACTGATTTCATACTCGATTACAGCATGCAAAATCGTCTTTATGAAATGGATAAACATAATTATTCTTTTTCCGACAACATAAAAATTGCTCTTAAAAGCTCATGGACTATTCCTATTGGCGAACTTCAGATACATCTGCAAGCTGGTTCTTATTTAAAAAACAGTAATTTTAAAACAGAATTTGTGTTTGAGCGACTTGGTTTAAGATATTTTGTTAATAAAAACATCGGATTAAACATTGCATTGCGAGCACATTTTGCCAAAGCTGATGCCATCGAATTTGGCGTTGCATATAGAATTGAATAA
- a CDS encoding isocitrate/isopropylmalate dehydrogenase family protein has protein sequence MSKRTIVAMSGDGIGKVVLKETIRVLNASGFEADYVNGDIGWEFWCNEGNPLPDRTIKLLEEHKIGLFGAITSKPKDKAAAELKPELRDKGLVYYSPIVTMRQKFGLDICMRPCQTLKGNPLNFVRRNASGGVDEPVVDAMIFRQNTEGLYGGVEWTNPNDQVYNALMTHPRFKPNFEWCPREELAVSTRIVTKKFCTRIIKAAFEYAKKRGFDKVTVCEKPNVIRETSGMMLKIAQEMSKNEYPDIWVEDVNIDAMMMWLTKNPENYHVIVSENMFGDIVSDAFAGLIGGLGFATSAQYNPDTGVAVFEPTHGSAPKYENLNPAIVNPIAMILTAVMMLEHLNENEIANKIRKATEEVVLEGKVRTYDMMKMRGRQEVLENGAASTAQMADAIISKLK, from the coding sequence ATGTCAAAAAGAACAATTGTCGCTATGTCTGGCGATGGAATAGGAAAAGTTGTTTTAAAAGAAACAATTAGAGTACTTAATGCATCTGGTTTTGAAGCAGATTATGTTAATGGAGACATTGGTTGGGAATTTTGGTGTAATGAAGGAAATCCATTACCTGATAGAACAATAAAGCTATTAGAAGAGCATAAAATTGGATTGTTTGGTGCAATTACTTCCAAACCAAAAGATAAAGCTGCTGCAGAACTAAAACCTGAGTTGAGAGACAAAGGATTGGTGTATTATAGTCCCATTGTTACAATGAGGCAAAAATTCGGTCTTGATATTTGTATGAGACCATGCCAAACTCTAAAAGGAAATCCTTTAAATTTTGTGCGTAGAAATGCTAGCGGTGGAGTGGATGAGCCTGTTGTGGATGCTATGATTTTCCGCCAAAATACAGAAGGACTTTATGGTGGCGTTGAATGGACAAATCCAAATGATCAGGTTTATAATGCTTTGATGACACATCCACGCTTTAAACCTAATTTTGAATGGTGTCCAAGAGAAGAATTGGCTGTTTCTACAAGAATTGTAACTAAGAAATTCTGCACAAGAATTATAAAAGCAGCTTTTGAATATGCTAAAAAACGCGGCTTTGACAAAGTTACTGTTTGTGAAAAACCAAATGTTATCAGAGAAACTTCTGGAATGATGTTGAAAATAGCTCAAGAAATGAGTAAAAATGAATATCCTGACATTTGGGTAGAAGATGTGAACATAGATGCAATGATGATGTGGTTGACTAAAAATCCTGAAAATTATCATGTAATTGTTTCTGAAAATATGTTTGGAGACATTGTTTCTGACGCTTTTGCAGGACTAATTGGTGGTTTGGGATTTGCAACTTCCGCTCAATATAATCCAGATACAGGTGTTGCTGTTTTTGAACCAACTCACGGATCTGCTCCAAAATATGAAAATCTAAATCCTGCTATTGTAAACCCAATAGCTATGATTCTTACAGCTGTGATGATGTTAGAACATCTCAACGAAAATGAAATTGCAAATAAAATCAGAAAAGCTACTGAAGAAGTTGTTCTTGAAGGCAAGGTTAGAACTTATGATATGATGAAAATGAGAGGAAGACAAGAAGTGTTGGAAAATGGTGCAGCTTCTACAGCTCAAATGGCTGATGCTATTATTAGTAAATTAAAATAA
- a CDS encoding NYN domain-containing protein, translated as MGNKHKTSLVRIGVFYDGNYFLHVSNYYNYVHSRQSRISISGLHNFIRHYVAQEEGIEAQYCQIVDAHYFRSRPGAKEANTKSNQLYFDRLFDDILMSEGIITHYFPARNVQGVKMEKGIDVWLALEAYDLSIARHYDVLVLIASDGDYVPLVKKINALGTKVMLINWDFEFVDDFGQQKMTRTSQDLLREVTYPIALHDLIEDPDYESNELINGLFVPKSEKREYDPDFIDDFIELEGDGIERNSTILSLKNGYGFIKYPPNNLFFHYHSLLDTDISDLNPGDEVIFEIAKNEKNEDVAVKVRAAK; from the coding sequence GATGGGAATTATTTTCTACATGTAAGTAACTATTATAATTATGTGCACAGTCGTCAAAGTAGAATAAGTATTAGCGGATTGCATAACTTTATTCGTCATTATGTTGCTCAAGAAGAGGGTATTGAAGCACAATATTGTCAAATTGTAGATGCACACTATTTTCGCAGCCGTCCGGGAGCAAAAGAAGCAAATACTAAAAGTAATCAACTTTATTTTGATAGATTATTTGATGATATTTTAATGTCTGAAGGGATTATAACGCATTATTTTCCTGCTCGTAATGTTCAGGGCGTAAAAATGGAAAAGGGAATTGATGTTTGGCTCGCCTTAGAAGCGTATGACCTTAGCATTGCTAGACATTATGATGTTCTTGTGCTTATAGCTAGTGATGGTGACTATGTGCCTCTTGTGAAGAAAATAAACGCATTAGGAACTAAAGTGATGCTTATTAATTGGGATTTTGAATTTGTTGATGATTTTGGACAACAAAAAATGACTAGAACATCTCAAGATTTGCTCAGGGAAGTTACTTATCCAATAGCATTGCATGATTTAATTGAAGACCCAGACTATGAAAGCAACGAACTTATAAATGGTTTGTTTGTACCAAAATCTGAAAAGCGCGAATATGATCCAGATTTTATTGACGATTTTATTGAGCTTGAAGGTGATGGTATAGAACGTAATTCCACAATTTTATCGCTTAAAAATGGCTATGGGTTTATTAAATATCCGCCAAACAATTTGTTTTTTCACTATCACTCATTGTTAGATACAGATATAAGTGATCTAAATCCTGGCGATGAAGTGATTTTTGAAATAGCGAAAAATGAAAAAAATGAAGATGTAGCTGTTAAAGTAAGGGCTGCAAAATAA
- a CDS encoding ABC transporter substrate-binding protein: MKKTFLFFIVLAIFTSCYKNNLPEDIKLFYYNESAGIRSLDPAFARDQANIWAVNQVFNGLVQLNDSLEIKPCIAKSWVVSENKKTYTFNIRNDIYFHNSVVFGNKKRKLTAFDVNYSMQRLFDEKTASPGKWVLNNVAVKDNGKLDITVPNDTTVSIKLKKPFAPFLSLLSMQYCYIVPHEAVDYYGKDFGRNPVGTGPFFLKYWKDGVKMVLLKNPDYFETDSLNNKLPYLDGVVITFIVEKHTAFMEFMQGHYDMISGIDPNYKDVLLDANGNMKEKYLSQFHMTRVPYLNTEYLGILIGDKGLSALQNRNIRLAINLGFDRKKMMQYLRNNIGYPALYGFIPPGLKGYEADTSFNFEYNPQKAKKLLAEAGYSGNNTLPEILLQTTGSYLDLCEYIQSQLKEIGINIKLDVVPPATLRELIAQSKSTFFRASWIADYPDAENYLSLFYSKNKSPFGPNYTLFSNKEYDKLYEQAIITTSDSSRHEIYKQMNKIIMQESPVISLYYDMAVRFINNRIKGLEPNSLNLLILKTVKKD, translated from the coding sequence ATGAAAAAAACTTTTTTATTTTTTATAGTATTAGCAATTTTCACTTCATGCTACAAAAACAATTTGCCTGAAGATATTAAATTATTTTACTATAACGAATCTGCTGGCATAAGATCACTAGACCCTGCTTTTGCAAGAGACCAAGCTAATATTTGGGCTGTAAATCAAGTTTTCAATGGGCTTGTTCAGCTAAATGATTCTCTTGAAATAAAGCCATGTATAGCAAAATCTTGGGTTGTTTCAGAGAACAAAAAAACTTATACTTTTAATATAAGGAATGATATTTATTTTCATAATTCTGTTGTTTTTGGAAATAAAAAAAGAAAATTAACCGCCTTTGATGTAAATTATTCCATGCAACGCCTTTTTGATGAAAAAACAGCTTCTCCGGGTAAATGGGTTTTAAATAATGTTGCAGTTAAAGATAATGGAAAATTGGATATTACAGTGCCAAACGACACTACTGTTTCAATAAAACTAAAAAAACCTTTTGCTCCATTTTTAAGTTTGCTTTCAATGCAATATTGCTACATCGTACCTCACGAAGCTGTGGATTATTACGGTAAAGATTTCGGAAGAAATCCTGTGGGCACTGGTCCATTTTTCTTAAAATATTGGAAAGATGGTGTCAAAATGGTGCTATTAAAAAATCCTGATTATTTTGAAACAGACTCATTAAACAACAAGCTACCATATCTCGACGGTGTTGTAATCACATTTATAGTAGAAAAGCACACCGCTTTCATGGAATTTATGCAAGGTCATTACGATATGATTTCAGGAATTGACCCTAATTACAAAGATGTGCTGCTTGATGCAAACGGCAACATGAAAGAAAAATATTTAAGTCAATTTCACATGACGCGTGTTCCCTATTTAAACACAGAATATTTAGGAATTTTAATTGGCGACAAAGGTTTAAGCGCATTGCAAAATCGTAATATTAGATTAGCAATAAATTTAGGATTTGACCGAAAAAAAATGATGCAATATTTAAGAAACAATATTGGCTACCCTGCTCTTTATGGCTTTATACCTCCAGGATTAAAAGGATATGAGGCTGATACTAGCTTTAATTTTGAATATAATCCGCAAAAAGCGAAAAAACTATTAGCTGAGGCTGGATATTCAGGAAATAATACTCTCCCAGAAATTTTATTGCAAACAACAGGCTCTTATTTGGATTTATGCGAATATATTCAAAGCCAATTAAAAGAAATTGGCATAAATATTAAGTTAGACGTTGTGCCTCCTGCTACTTTACGCGAACTTATTGCTCAATCTAAAAGCACATTTTTCAGAGCAAGCTGGATTGCTGATTATCCTGATGCTGAAAATTATCTTTCTCTATTTTACAGCAAAAACAAATCGCCGTTTGGACCGAACTACACTTTATTTAGCAACAAAGAATACGATAAATTGTACGAACAAGCTATTATTACAACTTCCGATAGCAGCAGACACGAGATATACAAACAAATGAACAAAATTATTATGCAAGAATCTCCTGTTATTTCATTGTATTACGACATGGCTGTAAGGTTCATCAATAATAGAATCAAAGGACTAGAGCCAAATTCTTTAAATTTATTAATACTAAAAACTGTTAAAAAAGATTAA
- a CDS encoding type II toxin-antitoxin system RelE/ParE family toxin, giving the protein MKNTCKVIWSFEAVDNLDAIINWLEKNWSEKEIKKFLLKLKNQIKIIQNQPLSFPKSQFIAARKSVLSKHLTIYYNYKEESIYILSIFDSRQALQKLIK; this is encoded by the coding sequence ATGAAAAATACTTGTAAAGTTATTTGGTCGTTTGAAGCCGTAGATAACCTAGATGCAATAATAAATTGGCTTGAGAAAAACTGGTCGGAAAAAGAAATAAAGAAGTTTTTATTAAAACTTAAAAATCAAATCAAGATAATACAGAACCAGCCTCTATCTTTCCCAAAATCTCAATTTATTGCAGCAAGGAAATCTGTGTTATCGAAACATTTAACAATCTATTATAACTACAAAGAAGAGAGCATTTATATTTTAAGCATTTTTGATAGCCGACAAGCTCTACAAAAATTAATAAAATAA
- a CDS encoding SUMF1/EgtB/PvdO family nonheme iron enzyme, which translates to MLNFVLKFFIITLLTTFLGTNKEPEMPFKAKVAPPGTIWLKDSIYIDLAPTRNIDYREFESFAQISYNKVLRDSLKNIPDFGIDMEEFKSFMRSCKPDKSLANKVRIPMNARLGWSMNISEYYNSPVYGNYPVIYVSMSQAVEYCKWRTDITMLVYSAKSKNEKERSKFYKKIRYRLPKIEEIEYALEKFKNNIQTDLSMYAGDICATMPAPRQKKKKKFIYIPYNVSEITSTESTAIGFSWRDTDTTKNYSKTVKYSRPQDWLSFRCVCEIIEY; encoded by the coding sequence ATGCTAAATTTTGTATTGAAATTTTTTATAATAACTCTGTTAACTACATTTTTGGGAACAAACAAAGAACCTGAAATGCCATTTAAAGCTAAAGTTGCGCCTCCGGGTACTATTTGGCTGAAAGACAGTATTTATATTGACCTTGCTCCAACAAGAAACATAGACTATAGAGAATTTGAATCTTTCGCACAAATATCTTATAATAAAGTTTTAAGAGATAGTTTGAAAAATATTCCAGATTTCGGAATAGATATGGAAGAATTTAAAAGTTTTATGAGGAGCTGTAAACCTGACAAATCATTAGCTAATAAAGTTAGAATACCTATGAATGCAAGATTAGGTTGGAGCATGAATATAAGCGAATATTATAACAGCCCAGTATATGGAAACTATCCTGTAATCTATGTTTCCATGAGCCAAGCTGTCGAATATTGTAAATGGAGAACCGATATTACAATGCTTGTTTATTCAGCAAAAAGCAAAAATGAAAAAGAACGTTCTAAATTTTATAAAAAAATAAGATATAGGCTACCAAAAATTGAAGAAATAGAATATGCTCTTGAAAAATTTAAAAACAATATACAAACTGACCTAAGTATGTATGCAGGAGATATTTGTGCCACAATGCCTGCTCCTAGACAAAAAAAGAAGAAAAAGTTCATTTACATTCCATACAACGTTTCCGAAATAACTTCTACCGAAAGCACTGCAATTGGATTTTCGTGGCGAGATACCGACACCACAAAAAATTATTCAAAAACCGTAAAATATTCAAGACCTCAAGATTGGCTTTCATTCAGATGTGTATGTGAAATTATAGAATATTAA
- a CDS encoding bifunctional metallophosphatase/5'-nucleotidase: MSSRRDFLKTIFATGTALLMPDVLKAITNTNNLNRIVILHTNDTHSQIEPLPKTHHRFPNMGGYAARAAEINKIRGEGHPILLFDSGDIFQGTPYYNMYGGELEIKLMSEMNYSAACIGNHEFDNGLDGLVNAMSYATFPFLSSNYIFKHPKLKDLVLPYKIFHFGKIKIGVFALGVNPSGLIGKDNFGETEYKDPVVTAAQMAYKLKKVEKCTMVVCLSHLGYKPSREGEVGDFELAKQSKNIDLILGGHSHTLLSKPVSVYNSDGKQLFITQNAYAGVRISRIDCFFSNAGELIFTDLHTNKILKKQA, from the coding sequence ATGAGTAGTCGTAGAGATTTTTTGAAAACTATTTTTGCCACAGGCACAGCATTATTAATGCCTGATGTGTTGAAAGCTATCACCAATACAAACAATTTGAATAGGATAGTTATTCTTCATACAAACGATACTCATAGTCAGATAGAACCATTGCCAAAAACACACCATAGATTTCCAAATATGGGTGGGTATGCGGCAAGAGCAGCTGAAATTAATAAAATTAGAGGAGAAGGTCATCCGATATTATTATTTGATTCTGGCGATATTTTTCAAGGTACACCTTATTATAATATGTATGGCGGAGAACTTGAAATTAAATTAATGTCGGAAATGAATTATTCTGCTGCATGTATAGGTAATCATGAGTTTGATAATGGTCTTGATGGACTAGTCAATGCTATGTCGTACGCTACATTTCCTTTTTTAAGCTCAAATTATATTTTCAAACATCCAAAGCTGAAAGATTTGGTTTTGCCTTACAAAATATTTCATTTTGGGAAAATTAAAATTGGAGTTTTTGCTTTGGGCGTTAATCCTTCGGGGCTGATTGGAAAAGATAATTTTGGCGAAACTGAATATAAAGACCCCGTTGTTACAGCAGCACAAATGGCTTACAAGTTAAAAAAAGTTGAAAAATGCACTATGGTTGTTTGCTTGTCTCATTTAGGATATAAACCTTCAAGAGAAGGTGAGGTTGGAGATTTTGAACTTGCTAAGCAAAGCAAAAATATTGATTTAATTTTAGGTGGGCATAGCCATACGCTGTTGTCAAAGCCAGTTTCGGTTTATAATTCAGATGGCAAGCAACTTTTTATTACTCAAAATGCCTATGCAGGAGTAAGAATTAGCAGAATTGATTGTTTTTTTTCAAATGCTGGCGAATTAATTTTTACCGACCTCCATACGAATAAAATTTTAAAAAAACAAGCATAA
- a CDS encoding HDIG domain-containing protein: MEKIDGKFISQAKELWPELDWIVNSDLKEKVTNTWALALQMSVLDYKDLNKIPFTLLAGPDLKVSFMDHKRTVVHIARDAGLKCQEFFKNDLPVDMDVLIAGAILADVGKLLEYEMENGKSVQGKYGKYLRHPFSGVSLAEKCDVPAAVCHIIATHAGEGNMVKRTTEAYIVHHADFMTFEPFKDRLKF, encoded by the coding sequence ATGGAAAAAATTGATGGAAAATTTATTTCTCAGGCTAAGGAACTATGGCCAGAGCTAGATTGGATAGTTAATTCTGATTTAAAAGAAAAAGTAACTAATACTTGGGCTTTAGCTTTGCAAATGAGCGTTTTAGATTACAAGGATTTAAATAAAATACCATTTACATTGCTAGCAGGACCTGACCTGAAAGTAAGTTTCATGGATCATAAACGCACTGTTGTGCATATCGCTCGTGATGCGGGACTTAAATGTCAAGAATTTTTCAAAAATGATTTGCCTGTTGATATGGATGTGCTTATTGCTGGTGCAATTCTAGCTGATGTTGGAAAATTGCTGGAATATGAAATGGAAAATGGCAAATCTGTGCAAGGTAAATATGGAAAATATTTAAGACACCCATTTAGCGGTGTATCACTTGCAGAAAAATGTGATGTCCCTGCTGCTGTTTGCCATATTATTGCCACTCATGCTGGCGAAGGGAATATGGTTAAGCGTACAACTGAAGCTTATATAGTTCATCATGCAGATTTCATGACATTTGAACCATTCAAAGACAGATTGAAATTCTAA